The Pukyongia salina genome segment CAATGGAGATCCGGAAATTTTGTAAATCGAATCCGCAACAAAAATGGCTCCCATGGTATGAGTATCACCTGGTTCGTTGGACTAAAATCACAGGGTTGAGTAAAACAACCTTATTACACTATCTGGACGCCCGATTAAAAAAGGAAGGAGAGCCGTATGGGATCCTGGACCTTACCAATTTGGAGAAAGAAACTTTGCAAGATGGGAGAATAACTTCTGAAGCGATCTCCCAACCAGACCTCGATACGATAAATTACATCATGGAATTTGGGCGTATCCCCTGGTGGAATTCGATATATTCCTATGACGATTTTAACACAGATATTCAAGTACTTTTATCTAAAACTTCAGGCAGATCCATTATAAAAAGAATGCTGCAAAACCCTTCGGCGTCATACAAATTCCTTGAAGTACTTAATCCTAAAGCTGAAGAAGAATTGTGGAAAGCCCTGGACGTGTCGTCCGGACATGCTAACTTCAGACTTGCTTTGCATTTACGAAGAGAAATGGAGGCCAATTTCGTGCTTTCCGGACTATTGAAAGCTTCAGAATTTCTTAGTCTTCGAAAAACCATCTTAAATTTATTAGTAAAGAATGAGGGATCCCAATTTAGCGCACAATTGATCGGCTATCTGGAAACTTGGAGTTCCTTAGCTACCATCTTAAAATATCCGAGTGCCTCCGAAAAATGTGCGTTAATATTAAGTTCCTTGTTTGGGTTCATTTCCAACCAGCAAACTTCTGTCCAGCTAAAACGGCTGATCGAGGCAATTAACATACATGAACTTGAGATCACAAATAAATTAGTAGGTCCCAAGAAACTGTCGGAGATCCTGGCCGAATTTCAAATAGCGCTACCTTATAGCAATTACGGAATAATGGAGCAGCTACTTGGTAATAATGATGTAGCTTTCGATTCTTTATTGATGAAATCCGATTTCAGAACTGCCCTCCTTTCCGAATTGACTTCGGAAGAAGTTTGGAAAGTTATCACTACCCAACTGGGACACAGGCATCAGCGTGAGTTCGATCAGGCGACTACTTATCTAAGGCAAATACAAAGTATACTAAGTGAGCAGGCTTACAGGGCTTTATGCCGTTCCTTTTCAAATATTGTGCTATTTAAACTAACCAATACAGGATTCTCTACATGGCAGACCAAAGACTGGGTTAGATTATTATATGAAATTCTTCAACATCAACTTGGTGTTTCCAAGGCCGATAAAACTATTTATCAAATTAATACACGATATGCCGAAGGAGTGCCTATCTTTAATATTTTGCTACAAGAAGAAACTGAAAAAAGTGCTTATCCAACCCCTCTTCCCGAGAACGATCCTGAGGTACGTAATGATTATGAAGATGAAAACTACAGAAAGCTTGGAGAGGAATCTAAATATCAGCTAATGAATCCAGTTTTTACTAACTACACCGGACTTATCATTCTATCACCTTACCTCGGAATTTTATTTCAGAAATGCGGACTCATGGAAGAAGGTAGTTTCAGAAATAAAGAAAGCAGAGCCAGAGCTGTTCAGTTACTGGATTATGCGGCAACAGCCGATACCAATTCGCAGGAGCATGAATTGCTCATCCCAAAAGTGCTTTGCGGTATTCCTGTTTCAGAGCCCATTGATGTTTCCTATCAGCTATCAGAAGAACATAAACTAATTGTGGACGATCTGTTGCTGGCTGTGACTCGACAATGGCGTGGTATGGAGAATACTTCGATTACTGCTTTACGTGAATCCTTTCTTCAAAGGGATGGTAAACTAGAAGAGCTGGACGAACATTTCTACATCAAGGTAGAACAGCGATCGTACGATGTCTTATTAGACAGGATTCCCTGGAATATATCAAAGATCAAATTAAGTTGGATGGATAAATTAATAGAGGTAGAATGGAGATAATTAAAGAAATTGCAAGATCTCTGGAGCGTGAGATCAAATGGTTTGAAACCGTGGCCAACACCTCTCTTTCCATCTATTTTCAGAATGAGCATGGGGTGTCTAGTGTTTTCGATCACCAACCCCCCGATCTCGATAAAGACTCATCGGCCTTTGCTAAACTGATCAAAGAATTGAAGCTTGGCTTTGAGGATCGCATCTTACTAATTCTGGGGTTATTGCCTATAGTGAAGCCTCAGTCACTTGATGTTTTTCTAATAAAAAATCAGAATTTAAATAATGAATTCTCCGAGTTTGGCGGTATAAAGGACGCCGGGATCTCGGGATTCATCCCCAGTTTGGAAACCGCCTGCTTTATCCTTTCTGGTAGCTCAATTGAAGAACGATTAAGGCTTATGAAGTTATTTCAGAAGGACCATATCCTTTATAAAAAAGGGATACTAGATTACGATGGCACCCAGGAGTTTGGTTTGCAACAGCGATTGATGGTATCCTACGAATACATGGGATTATTAACTGAAGGTAAAAAGAAATTACCCGAATATAGCTCGAGATTCCCGGCAAAAGAGATTGAAACTGAAATGGACTGGGACGATCTGGTAGTAGATCCGCAGGTTAGAACGAAGCTTGAAGAGATAAAAGACTGGTTGTTATACAGCGAACGTATCTTAGAAGAGTGGGGATTGCGAAAAAATTTGAAGAAAGGCTACAGGGCCTTGTTTTATGGCCCCCCTGGAACAGGAAAGACCTTTGCCGCCACCTTAATAGGTAAAGCTACCAAGCGACCGGTCTTCAGGATCGATCTGTCCCTGGTGGTCTCCAAATACATTGGTGAAACTGAAAAGAATCTGGGACAACTATTTAATGAAGCTGAGAATAAAGACTGGATACTTTTCTTCGACGAGGCCGATGCCTTATTCGGGAAGCGAACACAAACAAAATCGGCTAACGACAGGTATGCAAATCAGGAAGTAGCTTATTTACTTCAACGTATCGAAGATTTTTCGGGATTGGTTATCCTCGCAACTAATTTACAAACCAATATAGATGAAGCCTTCGCACGAAGGTTCCAGATCATGGTTCATTTCCCAAAGCCACGCAAAGAACAGCGATTAATTTTATGGAAGCAATTGTTTGGAAACTCCTTCGATCTTACCAATGATATCGATCTTAATGCTCTGGCTGAGAACTATGAGCTAAGCGGAGGGGAAATGATTAACATATTGCGATACTGTGCCCTCACAGCAGCTCGCAGAGATAAGAAAATGATCGAACGCAGCGATATTATTTCCGGCATTCGAAGAGAATATAGTAAATCTAATAAAACCATTTAATTATGCCACAACAAGTATGTATGGGAGCCATGATGACCTGCTCCTTTGGAGTGGCGCCATCTTCATTGATTGTGCTGCCACAGAACCGTGTAATGACCAGCAATATGCCGGCGGCCAATATTATGGATAATAAACCTATTGTAAATATCCCGCCCTTTGGGATGTGTTCTTCCCTGGCTAATCCTACAGTTGCGGCAGCAACAACTGCGGCACTGGGAGTGCTTACCCCTATGCCCTGCGTTCCTGCAACGGTTACCCCTTGGGCACCCGGAAGCCCAACAGTTATGTTGGGTAATATGCCAACACTAAACAATACATGTACCCTTAACTGCATGTGGGGAGGGGTGATCACAATTTCACAGCCCGGGCAAACACAAACACAAGTTGCCTGATACAAATGAAAAAGTTATTTGCATTAGCGGATAGGATTCTAAAGAACCCGGTGACAAATTTTCTCATTGCCATTATGTTGATCTACGGTGGAAGCAGCGAAATTTTTGAAGATTATAATAAGGCTAAAAATGCGATCACTGTGCATCACGGCATTGCTTTATATGGAATGATCATGCTGGTAAAGGCAGGAATCGCCATCTTTAAGGCTATTTCTGGAATTGGAAGAATACATTCGGTGATAACCGATAAAACTAAAAAGCCTCCCGAATAGGAAGGCTTATAATATATAGCATGAGCGAAGTATTATTTCCCGAGTAACAACAATTCGTTACAAACCACTTCGGTTGAATATCGCTTGATACCTTCCTTGTCTTCATAAGACCGATGGGTGAGTTTGCCTTCTACAGCGATCTCCTTTCCTTTGGTAACATAGTTCTCGATGATCTCTGCGGTTTTCCCCCATGCCACTACGTTGTGCCATTGGGTGTCTTCCACACGTTCTCCATTTGCGTTCTTATAGCTGTCGTTTGTAGCTACAGTGAATTTAGCGAGTTTCTTCCCGCTGTCAAGATTAATGATCTCCGGGTCCTGCCCAAGTCGGCCAATCAACTGTACTTTGTTTCTAAGTGCATTCATAATAATTAATTTAAGGGTTTAACAATTGATACTATCGAACGTCTTTCATTCGACAAGGCAAACATATAACCGACTTTTACATACATTCGGTATAGAAATAATTACTTTCGTTTATAGTCGTTTGTAAGCGTTTGTACGAGGCAACCATTTCCAGAGGAGTAACGTCTATACTAAAAACCTAAATATCTTCATAATGAGCAAAACATTAAAGGTTACGTTAATTACAGTGCTCGCTTTCGGCCTATATTTTTTTATTGACGAATTATTCTTCCGGGAGTTAAGAAAGTCCATCAATGACGGGATAAGCCAGATGGGGGTAAGTCATATTATAGCCTATACCATCGTGGGGATTCCTATTTTCACTGGGGTTCTGCTTTTACATGGGCGTAAGGACTTTTTTAAAAGCCTGGGGCTTCATTCTTCGATTGTCAAGGGGTTTTTATTCGCCCTTCTCTGCACCTTGCCTATGTTCCTGGGATTTGCATTTGTGTTCGAATTAAATCGGGAGATTTCACTAAATACCTTTTTAATTTCAATAATTGCAGCTGCATTCTTCGAAGAGTTGTATTTCAGAAGTTTCCTGTTTGGGCAATTGTTTCGGTATACGCGATTAGGGTTTATCCCCTCTGTAATATTAGGTGCTTTGTTGTTTGGTGCCGTTCACTTATACCAGAGTACCGATCCTGGTGAATTGATAGGTATATTTCTTATTACTTTTTTGGGGGGATTACTGTTCTCGTGGGTCTATACGGAGTGGAAATTTAACCTCTGGACCGCTGTCTTCTTACATCTATTAATGAATTTTTCATGGGAACTGTTTTCGGTGAGTGATAATGCGTTTGGTGGTCTCTATTCAAATATTTTCAGAATCATAACCATTGCCATGATCATCATCCTCACCCTAGTTTATAAAAAACGTCGTGGCGAGAAACTAATGATCAATAAACACACAATTTGGAAAAAACCTCTGCCCAATTAGGCTTAAATTAAGAAACATACTTAATCACTTCGGCGCAATCTTCTTATCTTTAATTAAATTTATCACATGCCGAAAGAAACAACAGCTTATATCCTGGGTACCGATAAGCAGGAACTTATCCGTCTTGGTATACAACACCAGGTTTGGGCGGAAGAAGCGCAACGCGGATGGGCCGTAGCAGGATTTACCGCCGGGAACACATTGCTTGATCTTGGATGCGGGCCGGGATACTGCACTCGAGAACTTGCCTTTATTGCCGGTCAATCCGGCAAGGTTATCGGCGTCGATAAATCTGAAGGGTATATCCATCACCTCAAGGAGATAAGTAGTTTACAACACCTCAACATAGAAGCTGAATGTGCAGATTTTAACGAAATGCATCTCCAACCCAATTCGCTGGATGGAATGTATTGCCGCTGGGCGCTGGCGTGGCTACCTAATCCCAGGGAGATCTTGGAGAAGGTATACCATGCTCTGAAACCGGGTGGTAAAATGGTGATCCACGAATATTACGATTGGACCACTCACCAAACACAACCTGCCAAAGAGGGGCTTTCGGTCGCAATTGCAGCCGCTATGAAAAGCTTCCAGGATTCGAATGGGGAAATAAACATTGGAAAGCTGCTGCCGGGGATACTGTCTGGTTTTGGAATGAAGATCACTGGGATCAGGCCCATGGCAAAAATTGCAACGCCTGATAATCTTAACTGGCAATGGCCGAAAACCTTTTATCATAGCTATTTTCCCAGGCTTGTTGAAGCCGGATATCTTTCCGAAGAAAATAAAGAGAAAGCATTCACAGATCTAATAGAACTTGAAAACACAACTGGTTCGAGTATCTTTTGCCCCGTAATGACCGAGGTAATAGCCATAAAATAAATTCCTTCGATTAAACAGATACACCATGACCAACGAGAAACAAATAAGAATAATTGGGATCGCTC includes the following:
- a CDS encoding contractile injection system tape measure protein, which codes for MNKHIIKGQEFQIEIGDKKDAHKIQSSISALQSTRINALIDSILDSFDDPDCVFSFDNVELDLGTVSKYNYENEIIFKIEEALTNFFNNAITRNGVMRLGRKISREVQAIDSLEHYLLKGYFDWNMNITQSPSTLLHKIVSKDKTQLITLLKRIAGKEEVRRRIVYNFKEEDLETIVIVAAGSHGEYILNHKHNIIKTQEDEHIVNATSGDFNKAIWEIIMAYLFAEGRSYFSKKSYLDYLIRKLARRYNLHYTDLLSSLSEGIKQKITKFGREEEFVKIITELSRDTQIGKDTNQTKQDTKQVETTEFLKQVDHYLQHGVFSTSFKQISKNELNFKIKELIRNGSPLLLDRIDSWLSVRTNRVRILTILDSQNQLAFIERSKLPLVQSGLAFVSVLLSPTIASLNEAKDMLRVLDHRKGALILDVTLSRNFTEASLYHQILHNLFKYSSNNEQIMFRFLFDCCEGLSGNQKKVVEKFLVNFYQNMGNIALDEIAMEIRKFCKSNPQQKWLPWYEYHLVRWTKITGLSKTTLLHYLDARLKKEGEPYGILDLTNLEKETLQDGRITSEAISQPDLDTINYIMEFGRIPWWNSIYSYDDFNTDIQVLLSKTSGRSIIKRMLQNPSASYKFLEVLNPKAEEELWKALDVSSGHANFRLALHLRREMEANFVLSGLLKASEFLSLRKTILNLLVKNEGSQFSAQLIGYLETWSSLATILKYPSASEKCALILSSLFGFISNQQTSVQLKRLIEAINIHELEITNKLVGPKKLSEILAEFQIALPYSNYGIMEQLLGNNDVAFDSLLMKSDFRTALLSELTSEEVWKVITTQLGHRHQREFDQATTYLRQIQSILSEQAYRALCRSFSNIVLFKLTNTGFSTWQTKDWVRLLYEILQHQLGVSKADKTIYQINTRYAEGVPIFNILLQEETEKSAYPTPLPENDPEVRNDYEDENYRKLGEESKYQLMNPVFTNYTGLIILSPYLGILFQKCGLMEEGSFRNKESRARAVQLLDYAATADTNSQEHELLIPKVLCGIPVSEPIDVSYQLSEEHKLIVDDLLLAVTRQWRGMENTSITALRESFLQRDGKLEELDEHFYIKVEQRSYDVLLDRIPWNISKIKLSWMDKLIEVEWR
- a CDS encoding class I SAM-dependent methyltransferase — translated: MPKETTAYILGTDKQELIRLGIQHQVWAEEAQRGWAVAGFTAGNTLLDLGCGPGYCTRELAFIAGQSGKVIGVDKSEGYIHHLKEISSLQHLNIEAECADFNEMHLQPNSLDGMYCRWALAWLPNPREILEKVYHALKPGGKMVIHEYYDWTTHQTQPAKEGLSVAIAAAMKSFQDSNGEINIGKLLPGILSGFGMKITGIRPMAKIATPDNLNWQWPKTFYHSYFPRLVEAGYLSEENKEKAFTDLIELENTTGSSIFCPVMTEVIAIK
- a CDS encoding single-stranded DNA-binding protein; translation: MNALRNKVQLIGRLGQDPEIINLDSGKKLAKFTVATNDSYKNANGERVEDTQWHNVVAWGKTAEIIENYVTKGKEIAVEGKLTHRSYEDKEGIKRYSTEVVCNELLLLGK
- a CDS encoding CPBP family intramembrane glutamic endopeptidase, yielding MSKTLKVTLITVLAFGLYFFIDELFFRELRKSINDGISQMGVSHIIAYTIVGIPIFTGVLLLHGRKDFFKSLGLHSSIVKGFLFALLCTLPMFLGFAFVFELNREISLNTFLISIIAAAFFEELYFRSFLFGQLFRYTRLGFIPSVILGALLFGAVHLYQSTDPGELIGIFLITFLGGLLFSWVYTEWKFNLWTAVFLHLLMNFSWELFSVSDNAFGGLYSNIFRIITIAMIIILTLVYKKRRGEKLMINKHTIWKKPLPN
- a CDS encoding ATP-binding protein; this encodes MEIIKEIARSLEREIKWFETVANTSLSIYFQNEHGVSSVFDHQPPDLDKDSSAFAKLIKELKLGFEDRILLILGLLPIVKPQSLDVFLIKNQNLNNEFSEFGGIKDAGISGFIPSLETACFILSGSSIEERLRLMKLFQKDHILYKKGILDYDGTQEFGLQQRLMVSYEYMGLLTEGKKKLPEYSSRFPAKEIETEMDWDDLVVDPQVRTKLEEIKDWLLYSERILEEWGLRKNLKKGYRALFYGPPGTGKTFAATLIGKATKRPVFRIDLSLVVSKYIGETEKNLGQLFNEAENKDWILFFDEADALFGKRTQTKSANDRYANQEVAYLLQRIEDFSGLVILATNLQTNIDEAFARRFQIMVHFPKPRKEQRLILWKQLFGNSFDLTNDIDLNALAENYELSGGEMINILRYCALTAARRDKKMIERSDIISGIRREYSKSNKTI
- a CDS encoding DUF4280 domain-containing protein, whose product is MPQQVCMGAMMTCSFGVAPSSLIVLPQNRVMTSNMPAANIMDNKPIVNIPPFGMCSSLANPTVAAATTAALGVLTPMPCVPATVTPWAPGSPTVMLGNMPTLNNTCTLNCMWGGVITISQPGQTQTQVA